A stretch of Brassica napus cultivar Da-Ae chromosome C6, Da-Ae, whole genome shotgun sequence DNA encodes these proteins:
- the LOC106427275 gene encoding protein RGF1 INDUCIBLE TRANSCRIPTION FACTOR 1, whose translation MGPVMRAEEESPPPWLIPLLRANYFVPCSIHADSNKSECNMFCLDCTSSSFCSYCLTNHKNHRVLQIRRSSYHNVVRVNEIQKYIDISCVQTYIINSARIVFLNERPQPRIGKGVTNTCEICCRSLLDSFRFCSLGCKLGGMKSGNQSLTFSLKGKHGREYQAGEDSDEATTPTKIRKTCAFNRLMSGLSISTAKSDYFSGDQWSSSSGDESGFNLSPVTPPIYNHRNSSRRKGVPHRAPF comes from the exons ATG GGACCAGTGATGAgagcagaagaagaaagtcCACCACCATGGCTAATCCCATTGCTAAGAGCAAACTACTTCGTCCCATGTTCGATCCACGCTGATTCCAACAAAAGCGAATGCAACATGTTCTGTCTTGACTGCACTTCTAGTTCCTTTTGCTCTTACTGTTTGACAAATCACAAAAACCATCGTGTCCTTCAG ATACGAAGATCATCGTACCACAACGTTGTGAGGGTGAATGAGATTCAGAAGTACATAGACATCTCTTGTGTTCAGACTTATATAATCAACAGCGCAAGGATCGTGTTCTTGAACGAACGTCCTCAGCCAAGAATCGGCAAAGGCGTTACCAATACATGCGAAATATGTTGCAGAAGTCTCCTTGATTCTTTCCGTTTCTGCTCTCTTGGTTGCAAA CTTGGAGGGATGAAAAGTGGAAATCAAAGTCTAACCTTCTCTTTGAAAGGGAAGCATGGGAGGGAGTATCAAGCTGGGGAGGACTCTGATGAGGCGACCACACCAACTAAGATACGCAAGACATGTGCTTTCAACCGTCTGATGAGTGGTCTCTCCATCTCCACCGCTAAATCAGATTACTTTTCAGGAGATCAATGGTCTTCAAGCTCCGGTGATGAAAGCGGTTTTAATCTTTCTCCGGTGACACCACCTATATATAATCACCGGAACTCAAGCAGACGGAAGGGCGTACCACACCGTGCTCCGTTCTGA